The sequence TCGCGCCCGAATTACGGCGAGCGCATCCTGCGCGTGTTTGCCAATGTCAATCCGGAAGGCGTGCCGCGCGTCTGGCGCGTCGGCGAGCCGTTTGAAGATGTCGCCCAGCGCTTCCTGCCGCGCGTAAAGGCGTATTCGCGCTGGCAGGCGCAGGCGCTGAACGCGCTGCATGTCACCAAATCCCTGCGTAGCGAATATGATCATCTGATGTTGCAGCTGCACGACGCCATGAAGTCCGATCCGGACTACCAGAAAAATGGTCCGCAAGTGACCCAGCCGTTTGCGGCCGGATCGGTGTGGGTCTGTTTTTCCGACCAGACGCCGCACGCAGTGATGGCCGGCCAGTTCATGATGGAACAAACCTTGCACCTGCCGGCAGCCAAGCAATACGACCCAGGCGCCAGTCCGCTGGCGATCCTGCGGCGCCTGACCGGCCGCGCGCTGACCGAATGAAGGCTGCAGTGGGGTTTGATGCGGGCCGGGCCTGGCGCATCCGTTTGCTGTATTCCGCAGTGTGGTGGCTGGCGATGCCGATGGTGTTGCTGCGCCTGTGGCGGCGTGGCGGCAAGGAACCGGGCTACCGCCAGCATGTGGCAGAGCGCATCGGTTTTTATCCGCCTTTGCCGGCGCCGCTGGCCGCGTCCAGGTTCATCTGGGTGCACGCGGTCTCGGTGGGCGAGACGCGCGCGGCCGAGCCCTTGATCAAGGCCTTGCTCGACGCCTATCCCGACCATGCGATTCTGCTGACGCACATGACCGCGACCGGACGCGAGACCGGCAAGCAGCTGTTCGGACAGTCGCCGCGCGTGCTGCAGTCCTTTCTGCCTTACGACACCGGCTGGATGGCGGCCCGCTTCCTGCGCCATTTCTCACCTTGCCTGTGCGTGCTGATGGAAACCGAAGTGTGGCCGAACCTGATCGTCCAGTGCGGACGCTACCAGGTGCCGGTAGTGCTGGCCAATGCGCGCCTGTCGGAGCGTTCCTTACGGCGTGGCAAGCGCTTCGCCACGCTGATGACAGAAGCCGCCAGCGGCATGTCGTGCGTTGGTGCACAAACCGATGCCGACGCCGGACGCTTGCGGCAACTGGGCGGCAGCAATGTGCAAGTCACCGGCAACCTGAAATTCGACGTCACGCCGGCGCCGGCTATGCTGGCGTTGGGAGCGGCGTTGGGCGCGCAGATCGGCCAGCGTTCGGTGCTGCTCTGCGCCAGCACC comes from Collimonas pratensis and encodes:
- a CDS encoding Kdo hydroxylase family protein, producing MEQQIIEIDIADWQINTPNSAWISALEAGKVLYFPHLSFAFTADEQRFLTPAIRDPKSRNISLDANGKLKGALGDTAEQAALAKMIGRFRSQAQQLIHSLLPAYADARSELRMAPTSYRPMQVETRAQSWRADDRRLHVDAFPSRPNYGERILRVFANVNPEGVPRVWRVGEPFEDVAQRFLPRVKAYSRWQAQALNALHVTKSLRSEYDHLMLQLHDAMKSDPDYQKNGPQVTQPFAAGSVWVCFSDQTPHAVMAGQFMMEQTLHLPAAKQYDPGASPLAILRRLTGRALTE
- the waaA gene encoding lipid IV(A) 3-deoxy-D-manno-octulosonic acid transferase gives rise to the protein MKAAVGFDAGRAWRIRLLYSAVWWLAMPMVLLRLWRRGGKEPGYRQHVAERIGFYPPLPAPLAASRFIWVHAVSVGETRAAEPLIKALLDAYPDHAILLTHMTATGRETGKQLFGQSPRVLQSFLPYDTGWMAARFLRHFSPCLCVLMETEVWPNLIVQCGRYQVPVVLANARLSERSLRRGKRFATLMTEAASGMSCVGAQTDADAGRLRQLGGSNVQVTGNLKFDVTPAPAMLALGAALGAQIGQRSVLLCASTREGEEELILAALSKRLQDPDAASALPPDLLLVIVPRHPQRFDEVAALATAKGLSPLRRSSLGQQPLPAQAKVLVGDSMGEMFAYYAMCDVAFIGGSLLPMGGQNLIEAFAVGKPVLIGQHTFNFSDITEQAIAAGAAQRVSDVDHMLDAAFQLLQSDPQRQAMGQHAIQFAQQHRGATARTMMLLAPFIKAR